The sequence CATATGACTTCTCAGGTCTCGGTGATGGCTCCGCCAAAGAGTTGAGTGTCACGGCAACTGCAACGGATGGTTCGATCAAGTCCTTCACGGTCGATGTCCGCATCGATACACCGAAGGAGGTCGAGTATTACCAGCATGGCGGCATTCTGCAGTACGTGCTGCGCCAGCTCGCCAGCTGATTCGAAACAGCAACCTAGACTGAGCAAGAACCCTGCTGAAAAGCGGGGTTCTTTTGTTTGTGGCTCTATCGCCATCAGCAGGCCTCTGCTCCGGACCGGCAGAACAGCGATCTAAATTGTATCTTCCTGAATAACCATCTATATTAAGAACATGGTCGCGTAATGCTTGGGGAAACGTTCTTAAGCTTGGAGGGGCAGCATGGTAAAAAACGGAATAATGGGATTAATGATGGCAATCATCAGTTTTTCCTGCACTGCAATTGCTCAGGATACCCATGTAGCCATTATCAAAAATGTTTCAGGCAGTGTTGACGTATTGCGCAAAGATGAAAAACTTTCGGCCATCCCCGGCATGCAGCTGGTGCGCTCGGACAAAATCATTTCAGGTCAGGAGTCTCAGGCTGGTATCGTCTTTATAGACGGGACACTGATCACTGTTGGTTCATCCACTGAAATAGAGGTCAGGAAATATCTGTTTGAGCCCAAAAAGGCGAAATATGATTTCGCACTTTATGTTAAGAAGGGAGAGGCAATCTACTCTTCCGGAAAGCTTGGCAAACTGGCACCGGATGCAGTGAACCTGGAAACCCCCAGAGCAACCGTTGGAATCCGAGGCACCCGTTTCATCGTTAAGGTGGATTAATTATGGGTACCTGTTTAAGAGCTCTGGTCGCAATGGCTTCCCTGATGCTGGTAGCCTGTGCCTCTTCGCCGCTTTCAGTTGAAGATGACAAATTCTCTGCAGCACGAACTGCCATAGAACAGGCCAGGATGGCCAAGGCCGAGCGGTGTGCGCCGAAGCTTTTAGCGATGGCCGAGTCCAGACTGTACTGGGCGGCCCACGAACTGAGGGAACCTCAGATTAACCGTAGTCATCAGGCTGAGGTTGCCGCCCTGACAGCTCAGGCAGAGGATTATGCTAGGCAGGCTCGGGAACTGGCTTTTGAGAATTGCAGAGAGATAACAACTGTGATCTTAATACCGGATGAAGATGGAAACGTAGGGGCTATCTCGGTAAATGCAGGCGGCAAATCACAAACCGTCGATCAGGCTTTTCACGCCAGCTCAGTGATGGGCAGCGGATCAGCGCCCGGGCCGGTCATGGCTATGGATGAAGAACAGGTGAAAAAACAGTTTTCGGCGATCCTCAAGGCACAGCCACCAAAGCCTGCTCGCTTTATCCTCTATTTCGTTTCCGGAACCAGTGAGCTGACTGAAGAGTCCATAGCCCTGATTCCGCAGGTGCTCAAAGCATCAAAAGAGCGCGAGCCTGCTGAGGTAAGTATAGTCGGCCACTCGGACTCCACAGGTTCGGAAAAATTAAACTTGCGAATCTCATCAGCACGGGCAAAGGCTGTGGAGGCGCTGTTAAGGGCGTCCGACTCAGCTCCTGGTTCGATCTATCTGAGATTTCACGGTGAGAATGATCCGCTTATCCCTACCCCTGATAATGTTCCGGAGCCCAGAAACCGACGGGTCGAGATCATGGTTCTCTAGGTTACGGGCAAAGCTTTGCACGCACTCTCCTTTATAAACAAGCTCTCGATAAAATGGATAGCCCTGATTCTGCTGACCGGGATTTTG comes from Mariprofundus aestuarium and encodes:
- a CDS encoding FecR family protein; translation: MVKNGIMGLMMAIISFSCTAIAQDTHVAIIKNVSGSVDVLRKDEKLSAIPGMQLVRSDKIISGQESQAGIVFIDGTLITVGSSTEIEVRKYLFEPKKAKYDFALYVKKGEAIYSSGKLGKLAPDAVNLETPRATVGIRGTRFIVKVD
- a CDS encoding OmpA family protein; its protein translation is MGTCLRALVAMASLMLVACASSPLSVEDDKFSAARTAIEQARMAKAERCAPKLLAMAESRLYWAAHELREPQINRSHQAEVAALTAQAEDYARQARELAFENCREITTVILIPDEDGNVGAISVNAGGKSQTVDQAFHASSVMGSGSAPGPVMAMDEEQVKKQFSAILKAQPPKPARFILYFVSGTSELTEESIALIPQVLKASKEREPAEVSIVGHSDSTGSEKLNLRISSARAKAVEALLRASDSAPGSIYLRFHGENDPLIPTPDNVPEPRNRRVEIMVL